AATTCGGTGACGAAACCCGCCTTGTTTCCGTTCAATCACGCCCAGACATGTTCGACATTTTGCTCGGAGAAGTAGGCGGCGACGCAGAAAAAGTACCTGAATACTACGTGACAATGGGACCAAAAAACGTCATGCAAGCAAAACAAGTCATTTTATTCGCAAACGGCAAGAAAAAAGCAGCCATCATCAAAAAAGCGCTGCAAGGCCCAGTGACAGAAGATATTCCAAGCTCCATTTTCCAATTACACCCTAACTTCACAGTCGTGCTAGACGAGGAAGCGGCAAGTGAATTAAATCGTTAAAAAATGGCCAGCGCTGTTGCTGGCTTTTTTTGTGGAACGAAAGCGGGAAATGTTTGTGATTTAAAGTGCAAAGGCCGGTGATTTTGTGCTAAAATAGCTTCAAAAGACTTGCGGGAAGTCTTAACTCAAATCTTCATGAAATTACAGATAGAAATGGAGTTTTTAAATGAAAACCAACATCTCTTTTAAGGAAGCTAATCAGTTAGTAAATATAAGAGACCAAAGTGCAAAAGCAGCCACCACTTCACGGAATCTGCAATTGCCTATTCTTGCGCTTTTTTGTGGATTTATGGCACTGCTACCATGGAAGAATTCGGTGGTTATGACCATTATCCTTTTTCTAATTATAGTAATAAGCTATATTTATTATTTTACTTTGAAGTCTAGCAATAAACTTTTGGAAAACTTTGGATGGGAACTAGCTAAATATGTAATGCTCCAGACTATTACTCTGAGCCTGATACTAGGAATAAGAATAGATGGTGGCAGACCTTTTGGAGATTTTTACATGATAGTAGCGCTGAGTTATCTAGTGTTGATTACGGTGTTTAGCTATTTCCGCTGTAAAGCAATGATATTAAATTATCTAAAAAGCAATAATATCAATCTGAAAAAATCCGCATCAATTAAAATATGGGATAAAGGATTTTCTAAACTTTTAATAGGAATGCTAGTAATGATTATCCTTGGAACTCAAATATACAGACTAAGTAAATGGTGGTTCATTGGGGATGATAGCTCGATAAGTGTAATATCTATCCAAAATGAATGGCTCGGAGCTTTAGTAGTATTAGTCGGCGGGATTTTTTTGCTACTACTTCTAATTATTTTCTCACTACTCCCAACACTAGTATTTAATCCGAAAATAATTACAAACGGTATCTTGCTAAAAAAATATGCAACAGAATTTCAACAAGAAAATGCGAGGAGCAACCAATGAACACACTATCCAAACTAATAAATTTCGTTTCTTCTGAGAACGCCTTAGAAAAAAATTCAATGCATCGGCTATATGAGAACTTAAATGGTACAGGAAAAGAAGTAATGCCCAAGTCGCTGAAACTATACATTTTAGCTGGTTTTTCTTGGCTTATATGTTTGATTTCTGGGGCTAAAGGGGTTGGTTTTCCAATCACCGCATCTATTATAATCCTAGGTGTTTTCATAGGATATGCTAGAAGTAAACCTTATTTTAAAAATGCAGCATACACAATCGCTGTTTACTTAATAACACAAACTGCAGTCCTGTTTTTCTTCTCTGTTTGGATGCCTTGGAGAAATCCAGATTTAACTAAAATATTTGCTATTACATATATTTTATTAGGATATGCCCTCTCTTTTTACATTATAAGGATTAGATTAATTGAAAATGTGCAGATAAACTATTTGATAAACGATGGGAAATTAATCAGAAAAAGAAAAACGATAAAGGTTTTAAAAATAGTAGCGGCTATTTTAGGGGTTTCTTTGGTAGTTGCTATGCTGGTAACGAGAATCTATACGATGAATAGTGATTGGTGGAATAACAGCGACAATTACGATTATTCATATGACTCTTTTGCAGGAACCATTATATATGTTTTCTCTTTATTTATCGGCTTAGCAAATTTAGCTCTATTCACATTATTCCCAACGTCTCTTTTAAAAGCATCAGTTGTGGTGAACGGTCTTATTTATAAAAAGTACTCGGCGGACTTTCAAAAGGAATATGAGTTCACGGATAAGGAATGGTATGGCGAATAATAAAAGAAGAAAAAAGAAGTCCTCAACTGAGGACTTCTTTTTTCTCTACAACTTCAACCATGCACACTAGCAAACTCCGCATCGCGCAACTCTACGCGGCGGATTTTCCCAGAATCAGTTTTCGGCAATGCCTCAACAAACTCAATCCGGCGTGGATATTTATATGGAGCAGTTTGTTCTTTCGTAAATGTTTGTAATTCATGCACAAGATCATCGGTGCCCTCGTAGCCATCTTTTACGACGATAAACGCTTTTACAACGGTTCCGCGGATTTCGTCAGGGCTTGCGACAACAGCGACTTCTTTTACGGCTGGGTGATGTGTGAGCGCGTCCTCTACTTCGAACGGTCCAATCGTGTAACCCGAGCTAATGATAATATCGTCATTCCGGCCTTGGAACCAGTAATAATTATCTTCATCGCGAATAGCTCGGTCACCAGAAACGAAATAGTCGCCACGAATCGCTTTTTGCAAGCGTTCGGGTTCCTTATAATACTCTTTAAAAAGTGCCGGGAAGTCTCTACGCATTGCGATGTCACCAATCTCACCAACGCCGACCGGATTGCCGTCAGCATCAATAATCGCCATATATTCTGGCATAATCGGTTTGCCCATCGAACCAGGGCGAATCGGCGTATCAACAAGCGTCCCAATCAAAAGCGTGCTCTCCGTTTGGCCGTAACCGTCACGAACTTTAACGTCAAAATTGTCTTGGAAAACTTGAATTACTTCGCGGTTTAAAGGTTCGCCCGCTGATACGGCGCTACGAAGTGAACTTAAATCGTGTTCGCGCAGATTGTTCACTTTTGCCATTAAACGGTATTCCGTTGGCGTACAGCATAGCACATTGATTTTTTCTTCTTCTAGTAAATGAAGTTGTTTTTCAGGGATAAAACGACCGTTGTAAATGAAGCCAGTCGCGCCTTTTCCAAGTACAGAAAGGAAGGGAGACCAAACCCATTTTTGCCAACCGGGACCAGCTGTAGCCCAAACGATATCGTCTTCGTGAATATCTAGCCAATGATCGGCCGCAATACGGATATGCGCGTAACCCCAACCGTGGATATGTACAACACCTTTAGGATTACCAGTTGTTCCACTCGTGAAAGCAAGCAGACAAGCGTCATCGCGAGAAGTTTCTACGCGTTCAAACTCGGACGAAGCGTCTTCCATCAATGTTTCGTAATGATCCCAGCCAGATAATTTATCACCCACAATGATTTTTTTCGAAACGGAAGGCGTGTTTTCAATTTTATCAAATTCAGCAGTCATTCCATTGTAAGAAACGATTGCTTTTACGTTTGCGTGATGGATGCGGTATTCTAAGTCGTGCGCTTTCAGTAGTTCAGATGCCGGGATAATAATGGCGCCGGCTTTCCATAAACCCATGTAAATGGCGTAAGTTTCTAGTAGTCTAGGTGTCATAACGATTACATGGTCGCCTTTTTTGATCCCAGCGTCTTTAACCACATTGGCAAATTTGTTCGCTTGTTCAAGTAGGTGGCGGTAGCTCCATGTTTTTGTTTCGTCATGGTCGTTTTTCCAAATTAAAGCAGTTTTTTCAGAACTGAATTTAGCAATCTCGTCAGTAATATTATAAAGTTCTGGAGCGATTAAGTTTTCTGAATTCATAATGACTCTCCTTTATAAGTAGATTGTATATTTTGATAATTTTGTTTTAGTACCTAGTATTAATATATGGTAATATAAATGCTCCGTGAAAGCAACTAAAGTGTTCCTGTGAAAATTTGAGCAGATTGTTCTTACATCTAATCCAAGCTATGCTAAAATAGCTATAAGTGACTTTTTAGAAATGAGGTGCATAGATGGAACGAGCTTTCTTTATGCAACAAGCGCTTGAAGAAGCCGAGAAAGCACGAGAAATTGGGGAAGTTCCAATTGGTGCAGTCGTTGTTTTAGATGGAAAAATTATTGGCCGGGCGCATAATTTGCGTGAAACGAGCCAAAATGCAGTGACCCATGCGGAATTACTTGCCATTCAAGATGCGTGTAAACATCAGAATTCATGGCGGCTCAGTGGTGCAGAACTGTACGTTACGCTAGAACCGTGTCCGATGTGTAGCGGTGCCATTTTACTTTCGCGGATTGAAAAGGTTTATTACGGGGCAAAGGATCCAAAAGCCGGAACAGCGGGATCATTAATGAATTTGCTGCAAGATGACCGATTTAATCATACGTGTGAAGTAGAAGCTGGATTAATGGAAGCCGAAAGCAGCGAAATGTTAAAAAGTTTTTTCCAAGAACTGCGAAAACGGAATAAATTAAATAGGTCTTAATGCTCATTATGCGAAATGATACTTTTATGAAAGTTATTGTGAAATAAAAAGCAATAAGCCTTACCAACATTTACAGCCAGATAATAATTGCGAAAATCATCACAATCTAACAAAAACAAAATAACATCGAAAGTACTAAATAAATTTGTCGCAAAATAGGATAAAATATACTCCATATAGAACTCATTATAAAGTAAAAATCTTTCTTAACTAGTTCCTAAATCTTTGGAAAATAAGGATTACATATTATTGTATTATGCTTTGTGAATTACAGAGCAACTGGAGGCGTCACTTTGGGCGGTTTTTCACAAGGTTTTTAAGAAAGAAGCACAAATCAAGGAACGAAACAGTAATTTTTAGCTTAAAAAGGAGGAGAAAAGGGTGGATAAACTATTTTTAGCCCGTTTTCAATTCGCATCAACAACGATTTTCCATTTCTTATTTGTACCACTTTCAATTGGACTTGTATTTATGGTTGCTCTTATGGAAACGTTGTATGTCGTGAAGGGGAAAGAAATTTACAAAAAAATGTCGAAGTTTTGGGGACACATTTTCCTTATTAACTTCGCGGTCGGTGTCGTAACCGGTATTATTCAAGAATTCCAGTTTGGGATGAACTGGTCGGATTACTCTAGATTTGTTGGGGACGTATTCGGTGCACCACTTGCAATCGAAGCGTTACTTGCATTCTTTATGGAATCTACGTTTATCGGACTTTGGATTTTTGGTTGGGATAAACTTAGCAAAAAGCTACATTTAGCTTGTATTTGGCTTGTTTCAATCGGAACAATTATGTCTAGTTTCTGGATTTTAGCAGCGAACTCATTTATGCAACATCCGGTTGGTTTTGAATTTAAAAATGGCCGTGCAGAAATGAATGACTTCTTGCAACTTATTACTAATGGACAACTACTTGTGGAATTCCCGCACGTTATATTCGGGGCATTTGCCACTGGGGCCTTTTTTATTGCCGGTGTCAGTGCGTATAAGATGCTCAAAAAACAAGATGTCGCCTTCTTTAAACGATCATTCCAAATTGCAATGGTCATGGCGGTAATCGGTGGTTTTGGTGTGGCTTTCAGTGGTCACTCGCAAGCGCAATACTTGGTTAAAACACAACCAATGAAAATGGCAGCGACGGAAGGGATATGGGAAGATACAGCCGACCCTGCTCCGTGGACAATGATTGCCAAAATTAACCCGGAAGAGAAGAAAAATGAATGGGAAGTCAATGTCCCATACGCGCTAAGTTTCTTATCTTACGGTACATTAACTGGTAGCGTAGAAGGTATGAACACGTTACAAAAACAATATGAAGAAAAATATGGTGAAGGTGACTACATCCCACCAGTTAAAACAGCATTTTGGAGCTTCCGTATCATGGTTGGCGCTGGTATGTTAATGATTTTATTCGCGCTAATCGGTATCGTGCTTGCTTGGAAGAAAAAACTTGTTAATGCAAAATGGTATTTACGTTTGATGATTCCGATGATTGGATTCCCGTTCCTGGCGAACTCCATGGGTTGGATTATGACAGAAATAGGGCGACAACCATGGGTAGTTTTCGGTTACATGAAAACCGCTGATGCTGTATCGCCAAACGTTTCAGCAGGACAAATTTTATTCTCAATAATTGCGTTCTCGACGATTTATACGATTTTAGCCATTCTGTTGGTTTACTTATTTATACGTGAAATTAAAAAAGGACCAGACGGACACAAACCAGAAAAAGCAGAGATTTCCGTAGATCCGTTTGATAAGGGGGATGAAAGCTTTGTCACTAAATGAGTTATGGTTTTTATTAGTTGCCATCTTGTTCATTGGGTTCTTCTTCCTTGAAGGCTTTGACTTTGGTGTTGGGATGTCTACACGTTTTATGGCTAGAAATGCACTGGAACGCCGCGTACTCGTTAATACGATTGGCCCGTTCTGGGATGCAAATGAAGTTTGGTTATTAACTGCAGGGGGCGCGATTTTCGCCGCTTTCCCTAACTGGTATGCAACAATGTTTAGTGGTTACTATATTCCGCTAGTATTCCTATTACTTGCTCTAATCGGCCGTGGTGTTTCTTTTGAATTCCGTGGTCAAAAAGATTCGGCACTTTGGGTGAAAACATGGGATTGGGTTATTTTCTTCGGTAGTATTTTACCGCCATTCCTGTTCGGTGTATTATTTGCTAGTTTGATTCAAGGTATGCCAATCAATAGTGATATGGATATGTATGCTGGATTCTTTGATTACATCACTGTATTCTCCGTATGGGGCGGCGTAACGATTACGCTTATG
This genomic stretch from Listeria swaminathanii harbors:
- the mbcS gene encoding acyl-CoA synthetase MbcS codes for the protein MNSENLIAPELYNITDEIAKFSSEKTALIWKNDHDETKTWSYRHLLEQANKFANVVKDAGIKKGDHVIVMTPRLLETYAIYMGLWKAGAIIIPASELLKAHDLEYRIHHANVKAIVSYNGMTAEFDKIENTPSVSKKIIVGDKLSGWDHYETLMEDASSEFERVETSRDDACLLAFTSGTTGNPKGVVHIHGWGYAHIRIAADHWLDIHEDDIVWATAGPGWQKWVWSPFLSVLGKGATGFIYNGRFIPEKQLHLLEEEKINVLCCTPTEYRLMAKVNNLREHDLSSLRSAVSAGEPLNREVIQVFQDNFDVKVRDGYGQTESTLLIGTLVDTPIRPGSMGKPIMPEYMAIIDADGNPVGVGEIGDIAMRRDFPALFKEYYKEPERLQKAIRGDYFVSGDRAIRDEDNYYWFQGRNDDIIISSGYTIGPFEVEDALTHHPAVKEVAVVASPDEIRGTVVKAFIVVKDGYEGTDDLVHELQTFTKEQTAPYKYPRRIEFVEALPKTDSGKIRRVELRDAEFASVHG
- the tadA gene encoding tRNA adenosine(34) deaminase TadA — protein: MERAFFMQQALEEAEKAREIGEVPIGAVVVLDGKIIGRAHNLRETSQNAVTHAELLAIQDACKHQNSWRLSGAELYVTLEPCPMCSGAILLSRIEKVYYGAKDPKAGTAGSLMNLLQDDRFNHTCEVEAGLMEAESSEMLKSFFQELRKRNKLNRS
- a CDS encoding cytochrome ubiquinol oxidase subunit I — its product is MDKLFLARFQFASTTIFHFLFVPLSIGLVFMVALMETLYVVKGKEIYKKMSKFWGHIFLINFAVGVVTGIIQEFQFGMNWSDYSRFVGDVFGAPLAIEALLAFFMESTFIGLWIFGWDKLSKKLHLACIWLVSIGTIMSSFWILAANSFMQHPVGFEFKNGRAEMNDFLQLITNGQLLVEFPHVIFGAFATGAFFIAGVSAYKMLKKQDVAFFKRSFQIAMVMAVIGGFGVAFSGHSQAQYLVKTQPMKMAATEGIWEDTADPAPWTMIAKINPEEKKNEWEVNVPYALSFLSYGTLTGSVEGMNTLQKQYEEKYGEGDYIPPVKTAFWSFRIMVGAGMLMILFALIGIVLAWKKKLVNAKWYLRLMIPMIGFPFLANSMGWIMTEIGRQPWVVFGYMKTADAVSPNVSAGQILFSIIAFSTIYTILAILLVYLFIREIKKGPDGHKPEKAEISVDPFDKGDESFVTK
- the cydB gene encoding cytochrome d ubiquinol oxidase subunit II translates to MSLNELWFLLVAILFIGFFFLEGFDFGVGMSTRFMARNALERRVLVNTIGPFWDANEVWLLTAGGAIFAAFPNWYATMFSGYYIPLVFLLLALIGRGVSFEFRGQKDSALWVKTWDWVIFFGSILPPFLFGVLFASLIQGMPINSDMDMYAGFFDYITVFSVWGGVTITLMCLLHGLLFITLRTEEDIQDRARRMAKRVWFITVPALLIFVVLAYFNTDMFQVRPVLVPLMIGIVVVMYLLSALFIWKDRDILAFTFGGLGIVFTIATIFVSLFPRVMISSINSAFDLTIENAASGQYSLSVMTIVAVTLLPFVLGYQIWSYYVFRKRVSSKEKMTY